Part of the Papaver somniferum cultivar HN1 unplaced genomic scaffold, ASM357369v1 unplaced-scaffold_18, whole genome shotgun sequence genome is shown below.
CTGAAATCTGAAATCAACCCCACCAGCAATAGTTTGCGCAGTATCACCAGAAAAAACAAATCCTTCCACAAAATTTCTACAAATATATTTGAATAGACCAATCTGTCTCATGGTGAGATCCTGTACTTCATCAATATACACAAAATCCATTTCCACACCCTCGTAACACCCAGTTTTCAATCGACGGTGAAGGTCAATAACAAAATCAGCCAAATCGAATTCATCATTTAGTATTTTCTTCTTCTCGTATTCAAGAAAGATATCATAAAccatcttccttatttctttgcTTATGGATGACCCCCGTCCATCTGATAGTTTTATGTAATCATCCCGACTTAGTTTGTCATCAGGTAGCCTTCCATCTAATAGCCCACCTTTTATGTGTGAAGTTATCTCGATAAAAACCATAGATGGATCAAGCTTCTTGGTCATCTGGTAATTAAAGTGAGGCCAGTAAGATGAGCTGAATCTTTCATAAGTGACCTCTTTCGTTCTTCTTAGAGCACACAAAGCAAATGACCTGGAGGTTGCAATTTTAGATTGCGAAAGTACTCTTACATCACCAAATCTATCAAAATACGAATTCCTCGTACTTCCATCAAGCATCATTAAGAAATTCTGAAATGTTATGACAAGTGGAGAACTTTCAGGTGGAATGTCCCTTAAGTCTGGTGTATCTCGATATTGAACTGCATCATCGAAATTAGCCGACCCAAGGGAATCGTAATCTGTTGAGGCCCTACCACTGCTGATAAAGATGTACTCCGTATTAAGTAGAAGAAAATTAATAAGAAGACACACAAAAGCATTACTATATACAAAACaaacatacaaaaaataaaataaaagaagtaATAGGGAAATTTCAAAGCTGACACATACCTTTTCAatttagaaatttggtttttaacagCAGCGCATAATTTTGGGCTCACTGTTACGAACAATTGCCGTAAGACAGTACCTTTTGTCTCATCTTCAACCACTCTGCACACATTCCCAGCTGGATCCCACAAAGAAACATCTCTCGTGGCTTCCACAGGTCCTTTAGAAGAGAAGTAGTGTTGCTGCTCCTTTTGAAACAGTTTCATTGTCAAAACAGTGGTTTTCCCTGTTCCAGGCCTGCCAAGAATGAAAGTACTTCTAGGGAAAAGAATTATATCTAATTCTTTATCTGTTACTTCAAAAGGAAGATCAAGCTCATTTCAATCACTTCCCGAGAGCAAATGGTTTACTAAACCAGCTGATAAGGAGTAGAACTTCATGAGCAGTAGACTATCTCTCACTTTTGAATTCTCAATGTAACATCTCCCTGCTAATACTGAACTATCTACTAACTCAGCATCGTCAGTATTCTTATATCTAACCATCTCGTCATCTATTCTCCAGGTAACTGGCACTACCATATCCCTGCAGAAACAAATGATGAACAATACGTGATTTTTATTAGTAAAATGAATCCATGGTAAAATATTGTTAGCATTCGCACGGTAAAGCAAAATCGAGATTAGGAACTGATATTCGCCATCTAAAGATGAATGCAGACTTCAAGAGACGTTACAACAAAAAAACTGGTGTTTAGAGAGATGAAAGATAGCATACATACCCCTTAATGTCTTCCCGCTTATAGCGCTCGAGGTATTCGTCAGTGTATATGGAAAGTATGCTCTCCAGACTCTTCACTAGTTTTGGTATTTCCTCGAGAGGTAAAATATCCCATATCTTCAAAACTTGGGTGTAGCATGAATATTTCGCAACATCGACGCTAGAAATGATATACAACTTTCCAACCTTATACTGTTTCACAAGCTGGGTAGAGTTACCACATGAAGTTTTGACCTTCAACTTCTTTGGACGCCAACCATTGGAAAGTTCAACCAATCGATTAACCACAGACTTTTGTGTTTGTGATGACTTCAACTTCCCAAATGACTTCCTAAAGTTATTGCTGAACAGGACCTGTAAATCTGAGGCAAGAGTCAACGAATAATGAGTAGAAACTAAAAAAATAGTAGTCACTTGATTTAATCTTGGAATAGTTTACCTTCCACAATGCACTTTTGAAAAGCATACTATTTTCACTAAGTAAATTATCCAACTGATCAAGCTCTTTGTTGGCCTTGAACATTTCATTCACTagctcttcatcttcatcagcattAAAAAAACATTGTCGGCTCTTCGCATCACGGATTAAATCTTCCCAGAAAGATCCAATCTTACACAATTTTTTGTCATCCCCCAAAATCCAAAGGCAGTGCCTGAAAAGTTAACACATAACGAGCTAAGAAAGAATAAAGGACGTGTAGATAAAAATCTCCTACAATATACTCTCTTTACCAAATACACACTAGTTCTACCTACCCCGTGTCAGAGCAACATTAGTACACTGCGGATTAGAAAGGAACCCATCTGATAACCCACTATGATTAGACCCGGCAGTAGATATTATTATGACATCTTCCTCGCTGCCATAACATCCATCTGCAGACATCACCTTCACGATAAAGTcctttagcttctcatatttctGGCCAACTTTATTCTCTATTGCAGCAATTTGGGCAGGGTACGGAGATATAATACCAATGGATAAGCTATACTTTGAGCGTTCCCGTGCTGTAAATGGTTAACATCCTTTATAAGTAGAATAAATGAAGTAATCATGATTTAACGGTTCAACTATTTTTTAAGTAGGCTTAATCAATAAAGTGATATAAAATGATATACAACAACAATGCTGATTGCCCACATACGGGTACATGTGTCATGTACGCGTGTCTAACACAGCAACTTAAAAAATTCATAATATGGGGACACAGGAGTATACATAAGGATACCGTCAGTATTTTATGATATACACATATGTTATGTTGTAAACCACGACACAGTTCCAATATCAGTTCCAATATATAGCATGACAAAGAAGCTACTGCAATTTACTAACAAGGATCAAACCACTAACCATATATAGCATAACACAGAAGCTATTGCAATTTACTAACAAGGATCATACCTTCAAATAGGGTTCGGATTATTGCCATTACAACTGCCACTTCAACCATATTTTTTATACCAAGCCCAGCTTCATCTATCTCCACCCTTCCATTAGAAATATTTATGAACGAGTAGGGACCAAACATAGGTCTGTCTCCTGGTAtataatttttttgaaaattttcacaaAGAACACTTGGAGCATCTATAATCTGATCTTTATAAAATTTGTGATTTGGGAAAGAGCTTATTTCTGGATGCATTCTGACTGCATGTTTAGAAGGTCCTCGGAATGCCCAAAGAAACCCAACCTTTCAAATAGACTTCTTCCAAAGCCAGCTTCATCAGACACCTAAGATTACGATAGATTGGGAAATCTTGAGAACGAAAACATCAtgttaaaacgaagaaattgaTGTTACACTTACCCTGCTTTTCACCCTAGCTTGTGGATGGCACTCATCACCAATTAGAACAGCGTGTCGTATTGCTTCAAGCTGCATGGGAATCACTGATTCACACTCTTTCAACTGAGCAGCTTCATCAATTACCAGGAAATCCAGTGGTTCCAGATCTACCTCATGCAGATTATATGAGCTTGACACTGGAAAAAATGAGGGATGCATTCTTTAAGCAGAACTCTGTTAAGAAATTTCTGTTTATGGAACTTGGAAGGCGATCACCCAGAGAATGGCCAACCGATCTTAGAACCTCCACAATTTCAATTGCCATCTTGTGTAATTTGGCTGAAATATGGTTACATGCTCTACTTCCTTCCTTGGAGTAATTTTCTTGCAGAGCAAAGAGTTCTTCAAATTCTTCGTCAGCCACCTGATTTTGAGAGAGCAAAATATCAAAAGATTCAAGCAAACCACAAAGAGTATCCATCTTTTCGAAATTCCCCAGCAAAAGTCTTTTAGGGAGATGGGTGCATAGTATTCTGATGCTTCTTTTGAGTGGCACCGCTAAAGCTCTGAATCGATCTTTTCCGAACCTGACAAGTGACATATGGACTTCAGAATTAGTTCCAACTTTCTCCAATACATGAACCTTTGTAGTTATTACATTCTTCAAATGCAAACGATACCGAGATACACAATCTTCAAGAAAATCCACCATGGAATCAAAATGTTTCTTCCAACCAGTTGATGGTGCAAAACACTCTACAAGACTATCCACACGATAATCCACATAAATCTTTCCAAGATCATTACATAACTCCAATGTATTCATATTTCCAAACAAGAGAAAGTCCCCTAATGAACAACTTGACTTGTTCTTTCCAAAGTCTGATTCGCTAGCATCTTTCTGAATGTTCAAGATACGTAGCGCAAGTTCAGCAACTGCGACGTTTTTCGGGGCACAAGCAAGTGTTCTGTAGTTCATACATAGCAAGTTATACAGTAATATACTTATGGTTTTGGTTTTTCCTGTCCCAGGTGGACCCCAAACAAGTTTCATGGAAGACCTGTGGTTACACTGCACTGCAGATATAGTCCCCAATACCACAGCTCTTTGAGATTCATTAAGATCCAGTAATAATTGTGAATCAACTTTCCAGCCAAAATCCTGTCAACTTCTGCAGAACAGAGACTGCAATTTTCCTTTACCTGCATTACATAAAAGCCAACAGAAAAATCACTTCGTAAACAACATACAAATTATTATGCAATTTTCTTCTTAAAAGGCGAAAAAGTCTTACTATAAATTTTCCCATATCTATGCAACTTATATAAAGAAAGAAAgccaaaattaacacaaaatccAACTCCAAAATCAGAAAAGAAATGTCAGAGGTTAAAAAGTGAAACCAAATCACAATTGCATCATTTATTATTCACATTACGAAGAAGTCTTTAAAGGGTAGAATGTACACCAACTCAGACAAAGTTTTATACTGAATAAGTAGGGAAAACATCTTACCATGGAATTGGCACACAAAACCTCCTTGATACTATTTAAGTTTCGAAACATATGTAACGCCTTCCAAGTTCCAGTATTTGTGGCCAAGTTTACCAGAAACACAACAAAACGTGGTTTCCATATGCCCTCTTTCATCTCTATCTTTATGGTCTTTGAGGTCTTAACCTGAAAGTATACAACTCTGTCTTCGTCCCCTAGAGAATCAGACTCTTTCACATCTTCTACAACTGAAGCCAAAGACCAATTGCTTCGAAAACGCTGCAAGTCCGAAGCAACTTCGGGCACAGTATCACCCAAAATAAGCAAATCCAAAGGTTTCGGCTTGTACAGTTCTTTGCCAGATACACCATACCGGTGTCTCCAGAAGTCAACCTTGATGCGATACAAGATTGACCCCCCATGCTGCTTAGACCCCTCtacagagatcatctcagcatgAGGAACACCTGACATAAACTCCATCCGTGAACATATCTCCATGCGAGTTTCTTCCAGCAACGGCACAGTATAAGAGCCAAGATAATGTTGTGCAGACTTGAAACGCTTTGGTATCGTTTCCACCTACAGAAACCATACAGATTCTAAGTTTAAAGACGTATAAAATTGAACCAATCATGGTACAAAATCCACATATGAATTTCAGGCCTTAGCCAAACCCAGCAATGAGAAATTAACACAGGCTACCACTGAAAGACATACCAAAGAAAACCATACAGAATTTCTAAGTTTGAACAGGACATACAAATTTCAACTAATCATGGTACAAAATCCATATATGAATACCAGGCCTTAGCTAAACACAACTATGAGAAGTTACAAATTAACACAGGCTATCAAGTAGTTATTTTCATGCAGACTATTGCCACTAAGGTCTACAGTTGAGACTGTAATAACTTCCATAACATTTGGGCCTGCATAgaccaccactgccaccattGCATTAGTGGGTGTTGGTAGTGGTTGTCTATGCAGTTGTTCAACTTCCATTGTACAGTATCTTTCAAAAATAGTCCATAGTGAGTACTGTTTGTTATCAATTATTGGCAGTGTTCATTTTGCCGATATATTGCTTCTCATATCACTCCAGAGCGATATCCGATATTTTGCTGATATATTGGCCGAtatggccgatattgactacattgctaCTACTTCAGACTTCTCCAGAGATCTAGAGAGAGATGGGGAAAggtagaaaatgaaaaccctagaGAAAAAATGTCGATGAAAAAGTGGAATGGTTGTTTAgcctttattttatttatttattattttggcGCGTACGGAGTGTGACAGGTGTCACGAGACGAGAGTATGGTGTGTCTAAAAAATATACTAGTAATCGACGGGGCTAGTCCAGGTTGCGAGTTGTCACACCCTTAACCAGCGGCCTTCAATTTTGTCGCTTCACAAAGGAAGAAAGTACTTGTTAGGGGTTGATTTAGATGTTCCATTGGATGACAATCTGAACATTACTGATGATACTAAGCTCAAAGCTGCTCTTCCTACTATTCAATACTTGATACGTCATGGAGCCAAAGTTGTTCTCGCTAGTCATATTGGGAACCTCTAGAGACCAGAAATATTGAAAAGCTTGTGTTATTTCTTCATTCAGAAAGCAGAACAGGGATGGCTTTTAAAAAGCCTTACAAGAACTACAAAATAGGATCATAACTGACACGACACAGTAGTGGAGCTACTGGTAACTTAACTGACAGACTGAATCAATAACTAATGCCTTGAACAATAGGGCTTATTCACTTCTAAAGACTCGATTAACATGCTTGACTAATAATCACGACTAACAACTTCAACATTTCCTCCCTTAAACTGAACTCCTGGTTTCAGTTTAACATTGATTCAGAGACCATTCCCATCAGACCTCTAAGCCTTACAACTTAAGGCATTCAGCTTCAGTGGCTTAGTCATTATATCTGCAACTTGGTTTTGACTGGGGCAGTGAACTAACTTGATAACACCATCATTTGTAAAATAACGAAGAAAATGAAACCTGACATCTATATGCTTGCAGCGACCATGTAAAACTGGATTTC
Proteins encoded:
- the LOC113337813 gene encoding uncharacterized protein LOC113337813 — its product is MEVEQLHRQPLPTPTNAMVAVVVYAGPNVMEVITVSTVDLSGNSLHENNYLIACVETIPKRFKSAQHYLGSYTVPLLEETRMEICSRMEFMSGVPHAEMISVEGSKQHGGSILYRIKVDFWRHRYGVSGKELYKPKPLDLLILGDTVPEVASDLQRFRSNWSLASVVEDVKESDSLGDEDRVVYFQVKTSKTIKIEMKEGIWKPRFVVFLVKENCSLCSAEVDRILAGKLIHNYYWILMNLKELWYWGLYLQTLACAPKNVAVAELALRILNIQKDASESDFGKNKSSCSLGDFLLFGNMNTLELCNDLGKIYVDYRVDSLVECFAPSTGWKKHFDSMVDFLEDCVSRYRLHLKNVITTKVHVLEKVGTNSEVHMSLVRFGKDRFRALAVPLKRSIRILCTHLPKRLLLGNFEKMDTLCGLLESFDILLSQNQVADEEFEELFALQENYSKEGSRALSSSYNLHEVDLEPLDFLVIDEAAQLKECESVIPMQLEAIRHAVLIGDECHPQARVKSRVSDEAGFGRSLFERLGFFGHSEDLLNMQVEIDEAGLGIKNMVEVAVVMAIIRTLFEARERSKYSLSIGIISPYPAQIAAIENKVGQKYEKLKDFIVKVMSADGCYGSEEDVIIISTAGSNHSGLSDGFLSNPQCTNVALTRGRHCLWILGDDKKLCKIGSFWEDLIRDAKSRQCFFNADEDEELVNEMFKANKELDQLDNLLSENSMLFKSALWKVLFSNNFRKSFGKLKSSQTQKSVVNRLVELSNGWRPKKLKVKTSCGNSTQLVKQYKVGKLYIISSVDVAKYSCYTQVLKIWDILPLEEIPKLVKSLESILSIYTDEYLERYKREDIKGDMVVPVTWRIDDEMVRYKNTDDAELVDSSVLAGRCYIENSKVRDSLLLMKPGTGKTTVLTMKLFQKEQQHYFSSKGPVEATRDVSLWDPAGNVCRVVEDETKGTVLRQLFVTVSPKLCAAVKNQISKLKSSGRASTDYDSLGSANFDDAVQYRDTPDLRDIPPESSPLVITFQNFLMMLDGSTRNSYFDRFGDVRVLSQSKIATSRSFALCALRRTKEVTYERFSSSYWPHFNYQMTKKLDPSMVFIEITSHIKGGLLDGRLPDDKLSRDDYIKLSDGRGSSISKEIRKMVYDIFLEYEKKKILNDEFDLADFVIDLHRRLKTGCYEGVEMDFVYIDEVQDLTMRQIGLFKYICRNFVEGFVFSGDTAQTIAGGVDFRFQDARSLFYNEFILDSGSDGVGNAKDMDQSRISDIYVLNQNFRTHAGVLNLSQSVIELLYVFFPQHIDNLSPETSAIYGEAPILLESAHDALLTIFGKSGENAGRSTGGFGAE